TGTAGAAAatccgaatttagtaaatctttgtgcttcatttttgtataattttaaccccgggagccaccgtgatgcaatggttagcatgcccgccttgcatacacaaggtcgtgggttcaattcctgcttcgaccgaacatcaaatagtttttcagcggtggattatcccacctcagtaattctggtgacatttctgagggtttcaaagcttctttaagtggtttcactgcactgtggaacgccgttcggactcggctataaaaaggaggtcccttctcattgagcttaacatggaatcgggcagcactcagtgataagagagaagttcaccaatgtggtatcacaatggattgaatagtctaagtgagcctgatataaacCTAAACCCGGTCAAGAATACTTTCTCATATTGGAGAATAATTTTCATGAATTAACTCTTTTTGAGAATGTGCTCTTAATTAGTGGTCTTTCGaaaataaagataaaaaagTAGTTTTTCGAAGCTCTGTCAATTAACATCCCTATATCAACTTTATGCAAACCTCACCCTAGAGAATAATCATCTTAcacattaagttttttttttacaaaaaatgtcaattttattttaaatatcgaAACAAAATATTACATGATTTTTATGTCATATAACTTTTTTTACGTATGAATTATATTTTGTAAcagttttttcttttatttataaaattaactcTTAATATGTATTTTAGGTTTAAAAAAGCCTCTCACACATTAAGAGTAAATGACTAATTTGTACAAAACTTAaactaaagaaataacaatataaaattaatggaaataacaattttaacaaaatatgaaataagtgAGGAATATGAAAACAATATGAGAATTTCAAGAGGCAATAAGGTATAGTGAATAGAAAATAGCTAATGAGGAGGCGGATTCCAAAATAATATTGACTACAGTTGTTAATCTTTGccatttggaaaattgtatgtATACGCAATGTATATGAAAGAGGAATCATACGAAGGTGAGGTAAGGTATCAGCCGCATTATTTATacggaaaaatatataaaaatatataatatataattatttatacggaaaaataattgaattgaaaaaaatatataaaattaaaaatttaattatttggaaaaagtttgtaattaaaattaaaaacaataaaaaaaataattggtgcagttatttttattttttacgttgATGATTGACTCTATCATCATACAAAGAATCAGAAAATGTTATACCGAGCAAAATGTTAATACTTTTAGAATAATACATCTGATAAAAATGTAGCAACTGTTAACAGTGTAACAATGTTGACAATGCAAATTCTGGTAATTAGTACTATaattttcattattaaaaaGAAAGTACATTATCAAGATGAAAACTTCAAACTATTTCAAAATGATTTTTTCCACCTAAGTGTTAATGCACTACCGTGGacataaatgaatttttaaatttaaaccttTTGTGCTCTACATTTCGACGTAGATCTTTTCTTTTTGGAGTTGGCAGGACTGTTAACGACATTTGTGCCAAATACCATCTAATAATTTTGAAGGGATTCATTTTTCGATATACCGTCTGGCACCGTCCTcctcaacattttgccaaaaattattattttgcattataaaaacaaattcaaaattttaatgaaaacttaCGTTAAATTACGAATCTCTGATCAAAAAATATGAGCTGTAAATATATTGTAATACTTAAGAAACCTCTAACTCCATTTTGTatcgtattttaatttttgaatataatCGTATCCCTATATATCATCAGAAGTCAACGAATCGAATTTTGATTGGAAGAAAAAGCCTTAAAGATAAATCTCTATATTCGATTTCATCTCAAAGCAAATAACTTTCATCCATTTGCCTATCGAAATTCTCAGGAAGAaatgttattataatttttcttgttttggaAAAACCTAATATAGCATATGAAAGACAGAGAAGTTTCTATGAGAAATGTTTAAATAAAGTCGCAATTTAAATGaatgagtaaaattttggaagaaataaatGATTTCAGTACTGTGGCAACCATTTGCTCTTGGTTTCAAGCATGTTTCCTGTTTTTACATGATTATGGTTTCGTTGCGTATttgtgtattttgttttttgtttacttaGCTTACTAAAACAATGGAAGGATGTAGGGCATATTATCATCTAATCCCAGCCGTGACCATGGGGTGCTGGTTCCCACACTTTTTCCCATACTGGTTTCCACACTTTTTTCCATTCTTGTACTTTGACCTCTTTCCACACGGGCACTTGGATTGCTTTCCACTCATCCTTCCAGGCCTGTTTTTTCTCTGTGGCCCAGACTTGTTTCTTTTCGGTTCGCCATATTTGTACTTTCTCCTCCACCCAGGTTTCACGTTTCTCTTTGATCCAGATTTGTTTCTTTACTGGTTTCCACACTTGAATCCATTCGACTTTCCATTCTAGTTTTTTGTCTTTCTTCCATTCTTGAACTTTTTCAGTTTTCCATTCTTGTTTCTTCTCGGTTTTCCATTCTTGTTTCTTTTCTATCTTCCATTCTTGGACTTTTTCGGTTTTCCATTCTTGTTTCTTTTCGGTTTTCCATTCTTGCTTCTTTTCGGTACGCCAAACCTTTTTCCATACTGGTTTCCAAATCAACTTTTTGCGCCACAAATCATGGCTGGTATACTCCCAGCCCTCGTGATCCTTGCCTAAATATTTTTCACCAGGAATTCCCATTTTTACCCATTCAGGAACGAACATTTTCTTCCAATCAGGAACTTGGACTTCTTTCCACACGGGTACTTGGATTTCTTTCCATACAGGTACTTGGATTTCTTTCCATACGGGGACTTTTATTTCACGCCATACAGGAACTTGGATCTCCTTCCACACTGGTACTTGGATTTCTTTCCATACAGGCACTTGAATTTCTTTCCATATGGGTTTGGTGATTTTCTTCCATTCGGGAACTTTTTCCTCTTTCCAGGCGGGTACTTCACGCTCTTCAATGTGTGGTTTCTTTACAATTTTCCAGTCGGGTACTTTTTCTTCTTTCCAGACTGGAACTTTCACTTCTTTCCAGATGGGTACTTGGATTTTCTTCCACTTCGTTTCCCAGGCTTCCTTTTTAACGGTTTTCCACACCTGTACCCAATCTTCTTTCCATGTGAGTTTCTTCTTCCACACACCTTCGGGCGGATGCGCAAATGTGAAGCTGACAATGAGAGCACAGCAGGCACCCAAGAGCTGTAAAGACaatcacaaaatatatataattatgtaataagaataaaaattaatcataaaatgtaATCGAAGGCAAATATAGTGAGTCGTTTGTTCAGTTCGAATGCATCGAAAGCAtttagacattttaacaaacagtCATAGGCATTTTGATTAAAATGATTAAATATTTAGTCTCATCACTCTTAGAATTTATGTTTGTAGTAGATGATATCAATATCCATCCATATTAACCGACCCCCATATGTACATATGTAAGCGATATACAATACTGGGGCCGATCATTTCATCAGCATCAGTTGTCACTAACAATCTCAAAATGTATCTTTAATTAGTTATTTGTATCCGCAGGTAGCAATCACTTATAAATTGATTCATATGCCCCATAAAAATCGATTCCCAAATTAAATTGTCAACGAAGGCCATTTTTTTATCAACCATCTTACAACGGCAAATAATtagattttgccacaatttattgatttttgataTCCGTTAATGTGATTTGATTATAGATGTCTATATTagtagaattttgttaaaagaaaaATACTGCCCAAAAGCatagcaaaatattattaaaaaacaagtaagtaaagtctaaagtcgggcggggccgactatattatacccttcacccctatgtaggccaaaatttgtgttaccatctcatctacttcacatttgctgggagctatataaaggagataattttttacttctacaaaatctctagaattaaaattcaaatcggctaacactatccagttaattggagaaaacttccattgaaaatggttctaaaatgtgtaacagtctactatatttccccaactctgctgtacgtatatatgggagctatatataatctgaaccgattttgactaaatttgacatgtatagttagaataataattctgctatctatgcgaaatttcacgtaaatgggagtataaatttggccccctggtcatatgagtgcaaatcgggctgaagatatataggggagccatatctcaatctgaaccgatttcaacaaaatttggcacaatcaccgatactactaaacgtactccttgtgcgaaatttggagcaaatcacgacaaaaccctggattttgaggccatataagttcaaatcggacgaaagatatgtatgggagctatatctaaatgtgaatcgattttgaccatatttggcacatacaa
This is a stretch of genomic DNA from Haematobia irritans isolate KBUSLIRL chromosome 4, ASM5000362v1, whole genome shotgun sequence. It encodes these proteins:
- the LOC142235160 gene encoding uncharacterized protein LOC142235160; the encoded protein is MKSLKLLLLGACCALIVSFTFAHPPEGVWKKKLTWKEDWVQVWKTVKKEAWETKWKKIQVPIWKEVKVPVWKEEKVPDWKIVKKPHIEEREVPAWKEEKVPEWKKITKPIWKEIQVPVWKEIQVPVWKEIQVPVWREIKVPVWKEIQVPVWKEIQVPVWKEVQVPDWKKMFVPEWVKMGIPGEKYLGKDHEGWEYTSHDLWRKKLIWKPVWKKVWRTEKKQEWKTEKKQEWKTEKVQEWKIEKKQEWKTEKKQEWKTEKVQEWKKDKKLEWKVEWIQVWKPVKKQIWIKEKRETWVEEKVQIWRTEKKQVWATEKKQAWKDEWKAIQVPVWKEVKVQEWKKVWKPVWEKVWEPAPHGHGWD